One genomic segment of Novisyntrophococcus fermenticellae includes these proteins:
- a CDS encoding ParA family protein has protein sequence MLNFKKKGIFTHPSAEKDAPPEQEPQDGILAVWGSPGSGKTVTAVKIAKHLADRKKNVVLLLCDMTAPMLPCICPLSELEGEHSLGSILAAAHVTEPLIKHNLVTLKKHKYLTILGMKKGENEYTYPPYEQVQAQELLDNLRKIAPFVVADCGSYIANDILSAVALMEADSVLRLANADLKSVSYLSSQLPLLRDSKWDAEKQYKVAGNVKPRQAGEQIGQALGSVAFTLTHSPELEEQYLAGNLLADLSLKDSRQFRKEIEKICREVFGV, from the coding sequence ATGCTGAACTTTAAGAAAAAGGGCATCTTTACCCACCCATCTGCGGAAAAGGATGCCCCGCCGGAGCAGGAACCGCAGGATGGCATCCTTGCCGTTTGGGGCTCTCCCGGCAGCGGAAAAACCGTCACTGCCGTAAAGATTGCCAAGCACCTTGCTGACCGGAAGAAAAACGTGGTGCTGCTGCTCTGCGATATGACCGCGCCCATGCTGCCCTGCATTTGTCCGCTCTCCGAACTGGAGGGAGAGCATTCGTTGGGCAGTATTCTTGCCGCCGCCCATGTGACGGAGCCGCTCATCAAGCACAATCTGGTGACGCTGAAAAAGCACAAATATCTCACCATCCTGGGCATGAAAAAGGGTGAAAACGAGTACACCTACCCGCCCTATGAGCAGGTACAGGCGCAGGAGCTTCTGGACAATCTGCGGAAAATCGCCCCTTTCGTGGTGGCGGACTGCGGCAGCTATATTGCCAATGACATTCTCTCCGCCGTGGCGCTCATGGAGGCCGACAGCGTTCTGCGGCTCGCAAACGCCGATCTGAAGTCCGTGAGCTATCTCTCCAGCCAGCTCCCGCTGCTCCGGGATTCCAAATGGGATGCGGAGAAGCAGTACAAGGTTGCCGGCAACGTCAAGCCCCGGCAAGCCGGGGAGCAGATCGGACAGGCGCTGGGCTCGGTGGCCTTTACCCTGACCCATTCGCCGGAGCTGGAGGAACAGTATCTTGCCGGGAATCTGCTAGCGGATTTGTCCCTGAAGGACAGCCGCCAGTTCCGCAAGGAAATCGAAAAAATATGCAGGGAGGTGTTCGGCGTATGA